The Syntrophomonadaceae bacterium genome contains a region encoding:
- a CDS encoding YwmB family TATA-box binding protein — protein MKKLLLAVIFISSFLGLYFNAPQPTAGVGRAVEEVLCQSFEASGAEFRQIKIQGWALINSSSVNPAELKTMAYQVAKALGGGNHLHSSVAQANHFTGVTLEGEAGAGTHVEITAQTLAGVPEAVRAGTETFLLVNLAHSSDMYALPWWREQVKAAFRQLGAEPHVSVAITGSYPGYLSKQETAAEVEKVFKAAQAKWIEGMSEGNLISVSGYTNSIENYLVVGGRKINLNVALRYHDAVDRTYIDIGSPLLDGSY, from the coding sequence ATGAAAAAACTTCTGTTAGCTGTCATTTTTATTTCATCATTCCTTGGCCTGTATTTTAATGCCCCGCAACCAACCGCCGGGGTTGGCCGCGCTGTAGAGGAGGTGCTGTGCCAGTCTTTCGAGGCCAGCGGCGCGGAATTCCGCCAGATCAAGATTCAGGGCTGGGCACTGATCAATTCCTCTTCTGTTAATCCCGCAGAGCTAAAGACCATGGCCTACCAGGTGGCAAAAGCCCTGGGCGGGGGAAATCACCTGCACTCCTCCGTGGCACAGGCCAACCATTTTACCGGGGTTACCCTGGAAGGCGAGGCCGGGGCAGGAACCCATGTCGAGATAACCGCCCAAACCCTGGCAGGTGTCCCCGAGGCTGTGCGCGCAGGGACTGAGACCTTTCTTCTGGTTAACCTGGCCCACAGCAGCGACATGTATGCCCTGCCCTGGTGGCGGGAACAGGTTAAGGCGGCATTCCGGCAACTTGGCGCCGAGCCCCATGTCTCGGTGGCTATTACCGGCTCCTACCCCGGATACCTGAGTAAACAGGAAACTGCCGCAGAGGTAGAAAAAGTCTTCAAAGCGGCGCAGGCAAAATGGATTGAAGGAATGTCAGAAGGAAATCTAATCAGCGTCAGCGGGTATACTAACAGCATTGAGAATTATCTGGTGGTCGGCGGCCGCAAAATCAACCTCAATGTAGCTCTCCGTTACCATGACGCGGTTGACCGGACATATATCGACATTGGCTCTCCCCTGTTAGATGGCTCGTATTAG